A window of Terriglobales bacterium contains these coding sequences:
- a CDS encoding tautomerase family protein: MPLVRISLMQGKTKEFRTAVGEAVHRAMVETINVPAPDHFQVITEHAKEDLVYDPSFLDIARTDGVVFIQISLNIGRTVDQKRALYRRIAELLAENPGIRKENVFINLVEVVKENWSFGNGEAQYTK, translated from the coding sequence GTGCCCTTGGTGCGAATCTCCCTGATGCAGGGGAAGACGAAAGAATTCCGGACCGCCGTCGGCGAAGCGGTTCATCGGGCGATGGTCGAGACCATCAATGTTCCGGCTCCAGATCATTTTCAGGTGATCACTGAGCACGCCAAGGAGGATCTAGTTTATGATCCCAGCTTTTTGGACATCGCACGAACCGACGGCGTGGTCTTCATACAGATCTCGCTGAACATTGGGCGAACTGTGGATCAGAAACGCGCGCTTTATCGCCGGATCGCCGAGTTGCTCGCGGAGAATCCCGGAATTCGCAAAGAGAATGTGTTTATTAATCTCGTCGAGGTCGTGAAGGAGAACTGGTCCTTCGGCAACGGCGAGGCGCAGTACACGAAGTAA
- a CDS encoding CDGSH iron-sulfur domain-containing protein, with the protein MADVKITVRMNGPYRVEAPEGAIELVDANGNAFDLSTKLKEGKLAFSLCRCGGSVTKPFCDGTHSKTGFQGAELAVKTADAQSDPGVPKV; encoded by the coding sequence ATGGCTGATGTGAAGATAACCGTAAGAATGAATGGTCCCTACCGGGTGGAAGCTCCCGAGGGTGCGATCGAGTTGGTTGACGCCAACGGAAATGCCTTTGACCTAAGCACCAAGTTGAAGGAAGGTAAGTTGGCGTTTTCGCTCTGCCGTTGCGGCGGGTCGGTAACTAAACCGTTTTGCGACGGCACTCACTCCAAGACTGGGTTCCAAGGTGCTGAGCTGGCGGTGAAGACAGCGGACGCACAATCAGACCCAGGTGTTCCCAAAGTCTAG